A window from Streptomyces sp. NBC_00299 encodes these proteins:
- a CDS encoding cytochrome P450, translated as MSAETLTAIDFPFSWRGDQLPAEVEELRTGTPVRRVRTIAGDEAWLVSSYDLCRQVLEDPRFSLKDTSAPGVPRQYALTIPPEVVNNMGNITGAGLRKAVLKALNPKSPGLAEWLRSYAAELVDGLVREGAPADLRGGFADPYSAGMHCRILGIPQQDAPRLMRSLDIAFMNSACPVAGARLNWDRDIAYMAERLDDPATTGLMAELAALRADPEYGHLTDEMLATVGVTMFGAGVISTAGFLTMALVSLIQHPELQAELIAHPDRIPAAVDELLRINLSIGDGLPRLATEDVQLGEVRVKAGELVLVLVEGANFDPAAFPDPYAVDLARENSTAHLSFGGGRHYCPATALGRRHAEIALETLLERMPDLRLAVPIEQLVWRTGFMKRIPERLPIMW; from the coding sequence ATGTCCGCTGAAACACTCACCGCGATCGACTTCCCGTTCTCCTGGCGCGGCGACCAACTCCCCGCCGAGGTCGAGGAGTTGCGCACCGGCACGCCCGTGCGGCGCGTCCGCACGATCGCCGGCGACGAGGCCTGGCTCGTGTCGTCGTACGACCTGTGCAGGCAGGTGCTCGAAGACCCGCGGTTCAGCCTGAAGGACACCTCCGCCCCCGGCGTGCCCCGCCAGTACGCGCTGACGATCCCGCCCGAGGTCGTCAACAACATGGGGAACATCACCGGGGCCGGGCTGCGCAAGGCCGTACTGAAGGCGCTCAACCCGAAGAGCCCCGGCCTCGCCGAGTGGCTGCGGTCCTACGCCGCCGAGCTCGTCGACGGGCTGGTGCGCGAGGGCGCCCCGGCGGATCTGCGCGGCGGCTTCGCCGACCCGTACTCGGCGGGCATGCACTGCCGCATCCTCGGCATCCCGCAGCAGGACGCGCCCCGTCTGATGCGCAGTCTGGACATCGCGTTCATGAACTCGGCCTGCCCGGTCGCGGGGGCCCGGCTGAACTGGGACCGGGACATCGCGTACATGGCCGAGCGGCTCGACGACCCGGCGACGACGGGTCTGATGGCCGAACTCGCCGCCCTGCGCGCGGACCCCGAATACGGCCACCTCACCGACGAGATGCTCGCGACGGTCGGGGTGACGATGTTCGGCGCGGGCGTCATCTCCACCGCGGGCTTCCTGACCATGGCGCTGGTGTCGCTGATCCAGCACCCGGAGCTCCAGGCCGAGCTGATCGCGCACCCCGACAGGATCCCCGCGGCCGTGGACGAACTCCTGCGCATCAACCTGTCCATCGGCGACGGCCTGCCGAGGCTCGCGACCGAGGACGTACAGCTGGGGGAGGTGCGGGTGAAGGCGGGCGAGCTGGTCCTCGTCCTCGTCGAGGGAGCCAACTTCGACCCGGCCGCCTTCCCCGACCCGTACGCCGTCGACCTCGCCCGCGAGAACAGCACCGCGCACCTCTCGTTCGGCGGCGGCCGGCACTACTGCCCCGCCACCGCCCTCGGCCGCAGACATGCCGAGATCGCGCTGGAGACCCTGCTGGAGCGGATGCCGGACCTGCGCCTGGCGGTGCCCATCGAGCAGTTGGTGTGGCGGACCGGCTTCATGAAGCGGATTCCGGAGCGGCTGCCGATCATGTGGTAA
- a CDS encoding response regulator transcription factor produces the protein MRVLLVEDDEPVAESLRRGLLRYGFEVAWVTTGSAALIHDDPYDVVLLDLGLPDTDGLDVCKALRRRGDVPIIVISARSDETDRVVGLELGADDYVSKPFGVREVIARIRAVMRRAQPRTSAESGPDHYGPRLTVDRKAARVRLDGTEVALAPKEYDLLAFLTEEPGALMSREQIMEAVWDANWFGPTKTLDVHVAALRRKLAGAITIEAVRGVGFRLEIVKADGGGSGGGDGAS, from the coding sequence GTGCGCGTACTCCTGGTGGAAGACGACGAGCCGGTCGCCGAGTCGCTCCGGCGAGGACTCCTGCGGTACGGCTTCGAGGTGGCCTGGGTCACCACGGGCAGCGCGGCGCTGATTCACGACGACCCCTACGACGTCGTACTCCTCGATCTCGGCCTCCCCGACACCGACGGACTCGACGTCTGCAAGGCCCTGCGCCGGCGCGGCGACGTGCCCATCATCGTGATCAGCGCGCGCAGCGACGAGACGGACCGGGTGGTCGGGCTGGAGCTCGGCGCGGACGACTACGTGTCCAAACCGTTCGGGGTCCGCGAGGTCATCGCACGGATAAGGGCGGTGATGCGGCGCGCCCAGCCGCGCACGTCCGCCGAGTCCGGCCCGGACCACTACGGGCCCCGCCTGACCGTCGACCGCAAGGCCGCCCGGGTCCGCCTGGACGGCACGGAGGTGGCCCTCGCGCCCAAGGAGTACGACCTGCTGGCCTTCCTCACCGAGGAGCCCGGGGCGCTGATGTCGCGCGAGCAGATCATGGAGGCGGTCTGGGACGCGAACTGGTTCGGCCCGACGAAGACGCTGGACGTGCATGTGGCGGCGCTGCGGCGGAAGCTGGCGGGGGCGATCACGATCGAGGCGGTGCGGGGGGTCGGGTTCCGGCTGGAGATCGTCAAGGCTGACGGGGGCGGGAGCGGCGGGGGCGACGGCGCGTCATGA
- a CDS encoding sensor histidine kinase, whose product MIRQLVRSYVLLVAVAIALFTVPVAFTLTDQLRDDTKASVLREADAMALLLGNDESAACEALEEVANAYEDEIQVTATAGCTAGLPRPTADAALTRALRSGESSVDWGSDFIWGDHLVVTVPAHEGATAGDHDKGPVVGAVRIKYSTGEMTSRLWQIWGFRAVLAVLVLGVAAVIGVVVARRLTRPLRQLNDMASKFSDGDLTARSPVTGPQETQTLARTLNQGAERLDTLIASQRIFVADASHQLRTPLTALRLSLDNIADGVDDEFVKEDVEQATAEVVRMSRLVNGLLVLARAEAKVTAAEPLALWDIVQERLAVWRPAADERGVTIALRGSADGRLLVLTSPGHMEQVLDNVLSNALEVSPDGGTITVRVEPRGDEVVLSVDDEGPGMPDTDKSRAFDRFWRGKGLTGRTGSGLGLSVVKQLVTDDGGTVALDDAPGGGLSVRISLRASSRSGG is encoded by the coding sequence ATGATCCGTCAGCTCGTCCGCAGTTACGTCCTGCTCGTCGCGGTCGCCATCGCCCTGTTCACCGTGCCGGTGGCGTTCACGCTCACCGACCAGCTCCGGGACGACACCAAGGCGTCCGTCCTGCGCGAGGCCGACGCCATGGCCCTGCTGCTCGGCAACGACGAGAGCGCGGCGTGCGAGGCCCTGGAGGAGGTGGCCAACGCCTACGAGGACGAGATCCAGGTGACCGCCACCGCGGGCTGCACTGCCGGCCTGCCGCGGCCCACGGCGGACGCGGCACTGACCAGGGCCCTGCGATCGGGCGAGTCCTCGGTCGACTGGGGCTCCGACTTCATCTGGGGTGACCACCTGGTCGTCACCGTCCCCGCGCACGAGGGGGCCACGGCCGGCGACCACGACAAAGGCCCGGTCGTCGGCGCCGTACGCATCAAGTACTCGACCGGCGAGATGACCAGCCGCCTGTGGCAGATCTGGGGCTTTCGCGCGGTCCTCGCCGTGCTCGTCCTGGGTGTGGCCGCGGTGATCGGCGTCGTGGTGGCCCGCCGCCTCACCCGTCCCCTGCGCCAACTCAACGACATGGCGAGCAAGTTCAGCGACGGCGATCTCACGGCCCGGTCGCCCGTCACCGGGCCGCAGGAGACACAGACGCTGGCCCGCACCCTCAATCAGGGCGCGGAACGACTGGACACCCTGATCGCCTCGCAGCGCATCTTCGTCGCGGACGCCTCGCATCAGCTCAGAACCCCTCTCACGGCGTTGCGGCTGTCGCTGGACAACATCGCGGACGGTGTGGACGACGAGTTCGTCAAGGAGGACGTGGAGCAGGCGACCGCGGAGGTCGTCCGGATGAGCCGCCTCGTGAACGGCCTGCTGGTCCTGGCGCGGGCGGAGGCGAAGGTCACCGCGGCGGAGCCGCTGGCCCTGTGGGACATCGTGCAGGAGAGGCTGGCGGTGTGGAGGCCGGCCGCCGACGAGCGCGGAGTCACCATCGCGCTCAGGGGGAGTGCCGACGGCCGGCTGCTTGTGCTGACCAGCCCCGGTCACATGGAGCAGGTGCTGGACAACGTGCTCTCGAACGCCCTGGAGGTGTCACCGGACGGCGGCACGATCACGGTCCGGGTGGAGCCGCGGGGCGACGAGGTGGTGCTGTCGGTGGACGACGAGGGCCCGGGCATGCCGGACACCGACAAGTCCCGTGCCTTCGACCGCTTCTGGCGTGGCAAGGGTCTGACCGGGCGCACGGGCTCGGGGCTCGGCCTCTCCGTCGTCAAGCAACTGGTGACCGACGACGGCGGGACGGTGGCCCTGGACGACGCCCCCGGGGGCGGGCTGTCCGTGCGGATCAGCCTTCGGGCATCTTCGAGGAGTGGTGGTTGA
- a CDS encoding SgcJ/EcaC family oxidoreductase — protein MTRRSISKRVAVVTATATAVVAVGTVAAGAAVAGPGWGDGKPSKKQIAGLFDQWNGTLQTGDPEKVADLYASDAVLLPTVSNQVRADHAAIVDYFEHFLANKPVGKKIATHINVLDNNSVIDAGTYQFTLTDPETGEKSVVKARYTYAYEKRGGEWLIVNHHSSKMPEG, from the coding sequence ATGACTCGTCGTTCCATCAGCAAGCGCGTAGCCGTTGTCACCGCCACCGCCACCGCAGTCGTAGCCGTCGGCACCGTCGCCGCCGGTGCCGCTGTCGCCGGGCCCGGATGGGGCGACGGGAAGCCCAGCAAGAAGCAGATAGCCGGCCTGTTCGACCAGTGGAACGGGACGCTGCAGACCGGCGACCCGGAGAAGGTCGCGGACCTGTATGCGAGCGACGCGGTCCTGCTGCCCACCGTGTCCAACCAGGTCCGCGCCGACCATGCCGCGATAGTCGACTACTTCGAGCACTTCCTCGCCAACAAGCCCGTCGGCAAGAAGATCGCGACGCACATCAACGTCCTCGACAACAACTCCGTGATCGACGCCGGCACCTACCAGTTCACGCTCACCGACCCCGAGACCGGCGAGAAGAGCGTCGTCAAGGCCCGCTACACATACGCGTACGAGAAGCGCGGCGGTGAGTGGCTCATCGTCAACCACCACTCCTCGAAGATGCCCGAAGGCTGA
- a CDS encoding SsgA family sporulation/cell division regulator produces MRRAPGRSHRHAQRPFHSPVGTAVLRFATSDLHRFLARTYTVIPPGEETVGAELDHGLVELFGV; encoded by the coding sequence ATGCGTCGGGCCCCCGGGCGGTCTCACAGGCACGCGCAACGGCCGTTCCACTCACCGGTGGGCACGGCCGTGCTCCGGTTCGCCACCTCGGACCTGCACCGCTTCCTCGCCCGCACCTACACCGTGATCCCGCCCGGCGAGGAGACGGTGGGAGCGGAGCTGGACCACGGCCTGGTGGAGCTGTTCGGGGTGTGA
- a CDS encoding DUF5063 domain-containing protein, producing MSDATLHATEQNPDDFAVQISDQIESFLVAVTEVAKGDEPGSTVPFLLLEVSQLLLAGGRLGAHEDIVPEERYEPDLGPEPDVDELRENLARLLDPVDVYSEVFDPYEPRRAPVPARISDDLADVITDLRHGMAHYRAGRTTEALWWWQFSYFSNWGSTASATLRALHSVLAHVRLDQPLAELDGLDTDQGMGDETLEFEAGKVMEQEIVEPLGLRPAK from the coding sequence ATGTCTGACGCCACGCTGCACGCGACCGAGCAGAACCCGGACGACTTCGCGGTCCAGATCTCGGACCAGATCGAGAGCTTCCTGGTCGCCGTCACGGAAGTGGCGAAGGGCGACGAGCCGGGCTCGACCGTGCCCTTCCTGCTCCTGGAGGTCTCCCAACTCCTCCTGGCCGGCGGCCGGCTGGGCGCTCACGAGGACATCGTCCCCGAGGAGCGCTACGAGCCCGACCTGGGCCCGGAGCCCGACGTCGACGAACTCCGCGAGAACCTCGCCCGCCTGCTGGACCCGGTGGACGTCTACTCGGAGGTCTTCGACCCCTACGAACCCCGCAGGGCCCCGGTTCCGGCCCGGATCTCCGACGACCTGGCCGACGTCATCACCGACCTGCGCCACGGCATGGCCCACTACCGCGCCGGCCGCACCACCGAGGCATTGTGGTGGTGGCAGTTCTCCTACTTCTCCAACTGGGGCTCGACGGCCTCGGCGACCCTGCGCGCCCTGCACTCGGTCCTCGCCCACGTCCGCCTGGACCAGCCGCTGGCGGAGCTGGACGGCCTGGACACCGACCAGGGCATGGGCGACGAGACCCTGGAGTTCGAGGCCGGCAAGGTGATGGAGCAGGAGATCGTGGAGCCGCTGGGGCTGCGCCCGGCGAAGTAG
- the recR gene encoding recombination mediator RecR encodes MYEGVVQDLIDELGRLPGVGPKSAQRIAFHILQAEPTDVRRLAQALMEVKAKVRFCAMCGNVAQEELCNICRDTRRDPAVICVVEEPKDVVAIERTREFRGRYHVLGGAISPIEGVGPDDLRIRELLARLADGTVTELILATDPNLEGEATATYLARMIKPMGLKVTRLASGLPVGGDLEYADEVTLGRAFEGRRLLDV; translated from the coding sequence TTGTACGAAGGCGTGGTCCAGGACCTCATCGACGAGCTGGGGCGGCTGCCCGGCGTCGGTCCCAAGAGCGCGCAGCGGATCGCCTTCCACATCCTGCAGGCGGAACCGACGGACGTACGGCGCCTCGCGCAGGCCCTGATGGAGGTCAAGGCGAAGGTCCGCTTCTGCGCGATGTGCGGGAACGTCGCGCAGGAAGAGCTGTGCAACATCTGCCGGGACACGCGCCGCGACCCGGCGGTGATCTGCGTGGTCGAGGAGCCGAAGGACGTCGTGGCGATCGAGCGGACCCGCGAGTTCCGCGGCCGTTACCACGTCCTCGGCGGCGCGATCAGTCCGATCGAGGGTGTCGGTCCGGACGACCTGCGGATACGAGAACTTCTCGCGAGGTTGGCCGACGGGACGGTCACGGAGCTGATCCTGGCCACGGACCCGAATCTGGAAGGCGAGGCCACGGCCACGTACCTCGCCCGCATGATCAAGCCCATGGGCCTGAAGGTCACCCGCCTGGCCAGCGGCCTCCCGGTGGGTGGCGACCTGGAATACGCGGACGAGGTCACCCTCGGCCGCGCCTTCGAGGGGAGACGACTCCTAGATGTCTGA
- a CDS encoding YbaB/EbfC family nucleoid-associated protein, with amino-acid sequence MIPGGGQPNMQQLLQQAQKMQQDLARAQEELAQTEVEGQAGGGLVKATVTGSGELRALKIDPKAVDPEDTETLADLVIAAVQAANENAQALQQQKLGPLAQGLGGGSGIPGLPF; translated from the coding sequence GTGATCCCCGGTGGTGGCCAGCCCAACATGCAGCAGCTGCTCCAGCAGGCCCAGAAGATGCAGCAGGACCTGGCGAGGGCGCAGGAGGAACTGGCGCAGACGGAGGTCGAGGGCCAGGCGGGCGGCGGCCTGGTGAAGGCCACCGTGACGGGCTCCGGCGAACTCCGGGCGCTCAAGATCGACCCGAAGGCGGTGGACCCGGAGGACACCGAGACCCTCGCCGACCTGGTCATCGCGGCCGTACAGGCGGCCAACGAGAACGCTCAGGCGCTCCAGCAGCAGAAGCTCGGCCCGCTGGCCCAGGGCCTGGGCGGCGGCAGCGGCATCCCCGGCCTGCCCTTCTGA
- a CDS encoding SLATT domain-containing protein, translated as MGQPEMQPDRSPQDGRGGEGAAGLRPGELTGRAFPLGDWGEPAVRLDELYRWVERGALNTAAWYLADRVWKRRGARALRGGAAFGAVVGAALPLLDLTGAARGAAPWGYLALLLAVACVAADRFFGLTSGWIRDVATAQAVQRRLQALQFDWATESVREVLGPAEGTAGEAAERCLGVLRRFCEDVTELVRAETSDWMVEFRTGSAPLGIQSALGGGTRHDTGTALGRFPAAPANGTRPNMPRQRPPEIR; from the coding sequence GTGGGTCAGCCGGAGATGCAGCCCGACAGGTCGCCACAGGACGGGCGGGGCGGCGAAGGGGCGGCCGGACTGCGGCCGGGCGAACTGACGGGTCGGGCCTTTCCGCTCGGGGACTGGGGAGAGCCGGCGGTGCGGCTGGACGAGCTGTACCGGTGGGTGGAGCGGGGGGCGCTGAACACGGCCGCGTGGTATCTGGCGGACCGGGTGTGGAAGCGGCGGGGGGCGCGGGCGTTGCGGGGCGGGGCGGCGTTCGGGGCGGTCGTGGGGGCCGCGTTGCCGTTGCTCGATCTGACGGGGGCGGCGCGCGGGGCGGCTCCCTGGGGGTACCTGGCGCTGCTGCTCGCGGTGGCGTGCGTCGCTGCCGACCGGTTCTTCGGGTTGACGTCCGGGTGGATAAGGGACGTCGCCACGGCCCAGGCGGTGCAGCGGCGGCTGCAGGCGCTGCAGTTCGACTGGGCGACGGAGAGCGTGCGGGAGGTTCTGGGGCCGGCCGAGGGGACGGCGGGTGAGGCTGCCGAGCGGTGCCTGGGGGTGCTGCGGCGGTTCTGCGAGGACGTGACGGAGCTGGTCCGTGCGGAGACGTCCGACTGGATGGTGGAGTTCCGGACGGGTTCCGCGCCGCTGGGCATCCAGTCCGCGCTGGGCGGGGGAACCCGCCACGACACGGGCACGGCCTTGGGCCGCTTCCCCGCCGCCCCGGCGAACGGCACCCGCCCGAACATGCCCCGCCAACGTCCCCCGGAGATCCGGTGA
- a CDS encoding PstS family phosphate ABC transporter substrate-binding protein, producing MEWLSAENVVAIGTAVIGVVASGVMVWYERRVPRRKRIGYRVQMDNAIGDDVRSGRENRRLGLFDEAPGMVDATLVLLRIENDGSQSIDRDDYTSPERHGLTAVFTDRTIRGVSVTQPTDIDHIMDHFSADRGFGYDGNRLRIPRVPLNRGDYFKLLVLLSGGDVGREIRLYGGIREGEVHPNRSATPDEKENVFSLPARVFTALLTASVLVLAGIVVFRDGNPIECERGGLTVTGSTAFAPVIETLAKDYEGKCQGADITVEARGSELGVVELDALARRSKDSARSVIAFSDGPSGERLGLRGKKIALSAYTLVASEGNAFAAAGLSVRQVRELYAGTYTRWGQLMSEAERETKYRDLADLPIVLVSRGDNSGTRQIFQERVLDGRWESAPSTSLDCRENPSAVVRCELASTGDVLKKVAAARGAIGYSELALAEAAEKDGVARVPLDGKQADIDEIETNGSTYPYRDVEYAYTYGTPRNGTLAAGFLAYLDEETSRQAIRDKGHLPCRQAMSLCE from the coding sequence ATGGAGTGGCTGAGCGCGGAGAACGTCGTGGCCATCGGGACGGCGGTCATCGGTGTCGTCGCGTCCGGTGTCATGGTCTGGTACGAGCGCCGGGTGCCGCGCCGCAAGCGGATCGGCTATCGCGTCCAGATGGACAACGCGATCGGCGACGACGTGCGCTCGGGCCGGGAGAACCGGCGCCTGGGCCTGTTCGACGAGGCCCCGGGCATGGTCGACGCCACGCTGGTCCTGCTGCGCATAGAGAACGACGGCTCGCAGAGCATCGACCGCGACGACTACACGAGCCCCGAACGGCACGGGCTGACCGCGGTGTTCACCGACCGCACCATTCGCGGTGTCTCGGTCACGCAGCCGACCGACATCGACCACATCATGGACCACTTCAGCGCCGACCGCGGCTTCGGCTACGACGGCAACCGGCTGCGCATCCCGCGGGTGCCGCTCAACCGCGGCGACTACTTCAAGCTGCTCGTGCTGCTCTCCGGCGGTGACGTGGGGCGCGAGATACGGCTGTACGGCGGGATCCGGGAAGGCGAGGTGCACCCCAACCGCAGTGCCACCCCGGACGAGAAGGAGAACGTCTTCAGCCTCCCGGCGCGGGTGTTCACCGCCCTGCTCACGGCGTCCGTGCTGGTGCTCGCCGGGATCGTCGTCTTCCGGGACGGCAATCCGATCGAGTGCGAGCGGGGCGGGCTGACGGTGACCGGCTCGACCGCGTTCGCGCCCGTGATCGAGACGCTCGCGAAGGACTACGAGGGCAAGTGCCAGGGCGCCGACATCACGGTCGAGGCGCGCGGCAGCGAGCTCGGTGTCGTCGAACTCGACGCGCTGGCGCGCCGGTCGAAGGACAGCGCCCGTTCTGTGATCGCCTTCTCGGACGGACCGTCGGGGGAGCGGCTGGGGCTGCGGGGGAAGAAGATCGCGCTGTCGGCCTACACGCTGGTCGCAAGCGAAGGGAACGCGTTCGCGGCGGCGGGGCTGTCGGTGCGGCAGGTGCGGGAGCTGTACGCGGGGACGTACACCCGCTGGGGACAGCTGATGTCCGAGGCGGAGCGGGAGACGAAGTACCGCGACCTCGCCGACCTGCCCATCGTCCTCGTCAGCCGGGGGGACAACTCCGGGACCCGGCAGATCTTCCAGGAGCGGGTGCTGGACGGGCGGTGGGAGAGTGCGCCGAGTACCTCCCTGGACTGCCGGGAGAACCCCTCGGCCGTCGTGCGCTGCGAACTCGCCTCCACCGGCGATGTGCTGAAGAAGGTCGCGGCGGCGCGCGGCGCCATCGGCTACAGCGAACTCGCCCTCGCCGAGGCCGCCGAGAAGGACGGCGTGGCCAGGGTCCCGCTGGACGGCAAACAGGCCGACATCGACGAGATCGAGACCAACGGCAGCACCTATCCGTATCGCGACGTCGAATACGCCTACACCTACGGCACCCCACGCAACGGGACCCTCGCCGCCGGCTTCCTCGCCTACCTCGACGAGGAGACGAGCCGGCAGGCGATCCGCGACAAGGGGCATCTGCCGTGCCGGCAGGCGATGAGCCTGTGCGAGTGA
- a CDS encoding serine/threonine-protein kinase has product MEKLGSGDPQQIGAYRLLARLGAGGMGDVYLARSARGRTVAVKLVRRELAAQEEFRARFRQEVQAARQVGGFWTAPVLDADTEADVPWVATGYVAGPSLQRVVGRDHGALPERSVRILTAGLAHALKDIHAAGIVHRDLKPSNVLVTIDGPRVIDFGIARALETVGGESGLTRTGALVGSPGFMAPEQVRGDRITPACDVFCLGSVLSYAATGRLPFGSVDSGAHALMFRIAQEEPDLEGVPEGIAELVRDCLRKDPGARPTLDRILERTGAEDTVSGGRSRDPWLPSALVAQLGRHAVRLLDTEDPVGPGEAGGAGGAEGPARPGGPEGPARSGTTEGGSGEPTPAASPEHAPAAGATPPDQLPTAAATRVGPPPGPGAPPGGTFGDAAAPGGTPAHPAYGSPQQHPQQSAYGYPEPGPHSPYGSAPSYGATPSYGPNPPYGPGSSYGPTPPYDVPLPYLPSAPEEPRRSGRSTVALVLIALVVALAAGGSVYGLMNGGGGDRTGGDPTVSPTVTTDTTGSGGDDPNAPSPSPSPATSAPGDGVIPAGFLGTWTASIDNADGANTRRLTIRQGEVGDTVLSLVADGPAGTGTYHCEFEADLTRAPVGNGPLAMGPSTVTTGEPATSCSPGGATEITLLPDGRLERMNTSSGEKLTYRKQ; this is encoded by the coding sequence ATGGAGAAGCTGGGGTCGGGTGATCCGCAGCAGATCGGGGCTTATCGGCTGCTGGCGCGGCTGGGAGCGGGCGGCATGGGGGACGTGTACCTCGCCCGCTCCGCCCGCGGCCGTACCGTCGCCGTGAAACTCGTCCGGCGGGAGCTGGCCGCCCAGGAGGAGTTCCGGGCCCGGTTCCGGCAGGAGGTGCAGGCCGCGCGGCAGGTCGGCGGGTTCTGGACCGCGCCGGTGCTGGACGCGGACACCGAGGCCGACGTGCCCTGGGTCGCCACGGGGTATGTCGCCGGGCCCAGCCTGCAGCGGGTCGTCGGGCGCGACCACGGGGCCCTGCCCGAGCGCTCGGTGCGGATCCTGACGGCCGGGCTGGCGCACGCGCTCAAGGACATCCATGCCGCGGGGATAGTGCACCGGGATCTGAAACCGTCCAACGTGCTGGTCACCATCGACGGGCCCCGCGTGATCGACTTCGGGATCGCCCGGGCGCTGGAGACGGTGGGCGGCGAGAGCGGGCTCACCCGCACCGGCGCGCTCGTCGGCTCGCCGGGGTTCATGGCGCCCGAGCAGGTGCGCGGGGACCGGATCACGCCCGCGTGCGACGTGTTCTGCCTGGGCTCGGTGCTCTCGTACGCCGCGACCGGCAGGCTGCCCTTCGGCTCCGTCGACAGCGGCGCGCACGCCCTGATGTTCCGCATCGCCCAGGAGGAGCCCGACCTGGAGGGGGTGCCCGAGGGGATCGCCGAGCTGGTGCGGGACTGCCTGCGCAAGGACCCGGGCGCCCGGCCGACGCTGGACCGGATCCTGGAGCGCACGGGGGCCGAGGACACCGTCTCCGGGGGGCGGTCCCGGGATCCGTGGCTGCCGAGCGCGCTGGTGGCGCAGCTGGGGCGGCATGCGGTGCGGCTGCTGGACACGGAGGATCCGGTCGGGCCGGGGGAGGCCGGCGGAGCCGGGGGAGCGGAGGGGCCCGCGAGGCCCGGAGGTCCGGAAGGGCCCGCGCGTTCAGGCACGACGGAGGGTGGTTCCGGGGAGCCGACCCCCGCGGCCTCGCCCGAGCACGCCCCGGCCGCCGGGGCGACACCGCCGGACCAGCTCCCCACCGCGGCCGCGACCCGGGTCGGCCCGCCGCCGGGGCCGGGTGCCCCGCCCGGCGGCACCTTCGGAGACGCCGCCGCCCCCGGCGGCACCCCGGCCCACCCGGCCTACGGCTCTCCGCAGCAGCACCCGCAGCAGTCGGCGTACGGCTACCCGGAGCCCGGCCCGCACTCGCCCTACGGCTCGGCCCCGTCGTACGGCGCCACACCCTCGTACGGCCCGAACCCGCCGTACGGTCCCGGCTCGTCGTACGGCCCCACCCCGCCGTACGACGTACCCCTGCCGTACCTTCCCAGCGCCCCCGAGGAGCCCCGCCGGAGCGGTCGTTCCACGGTGGCCCTCGTCCTCATCGCGCTGGTTGTCGCGCTCGCCGCCGGTGGTTCGGTGTACGGGCTGATGAACGGCGGCGGTGGGGACCGGACCGGCGGTGATCCGACCGTCTCCCCGACCGTCACCACCGACACGACCGGCTCCGGGGGCGACGACCCGAACGCCCCCAGCCCGTCCCCGAGCCCGGCCACCTCGGCGCCGGGGGACGGTGTGATCCCGGCCGGCTTCCTGGGCACCTGGACGGCCTCGATCGACAACGCGGACGGCGCGAACACCCGCCGGCTGACCATCCGGCAGGGCGAGGTCGGTGACACGGTTCTTTCCCTCGTCGCCGACGGTCCCGCCGGAACCGGCACCTACCACTGCGAGTTCGAGGCGGACCTGACCCGGGCGCCGGTCGGGAACGGCCCGTTGGCGATGGGCCCGTCCACCGTGACGACCGGCGAGCCCGCCACCTCCTGTTCGCCGGGCGGCGCCACCGAGATCACGCTGCTGCCGGACGGCAGGCTGGAGCGGATGAACACGAGCAGCGGGGAGAAACTGACGTACCGGAAGCAGTAG
- a CDS encoding MarR family winged helix-turn-helix transcriptional regulator: MSEERQDLLSRSALGVFKLNGQFLAVAEELARPAGLTAAWWQVLGAVLGEPLPVAGVARAMGITRQSVQRIADLLVEKGLAEYRPNPAHRRAKLLAPTEEGRAAISRINPGHAALADRLADAFGDAELAEAVRVLERLSKVLDGIDAPVTEP; the protein is encoded by the coding sequence GTGAGCGAGGAACGCCAGGATCTGCTGAGCCGCAGCGCGCTCGGCGTCTTCAAGCTCAACGGCCAGTTCCTCGCGGTCGCCGAGGAACTGGCCCGGCCGGCCGGGCTGACGGCGGCCTGGTGGCAGGTGCTGGGCGCGGTGCTCGGCGAACCCCTGCCCGTCGCCGGCGTCGCCCGCGCCATGGGCATCACCCGGCAGAGCGTGCAGCGCATCGCGGACCTGCTGGTGGAGAAGGGGCTGGCCGAGTACCGGCCGAACCCCGCGCACCGCCGGGCGAAGCTGCTCGCGCCGACCGAGGAGGGGCGCGCGGCGATCTCCAGGATCAACCCCGGGCACGCCGCCCTCGCGGACCGGCTGGCCGACGCCTTCGGGGACGCGGAGCTCGCCGAGGCCGTACGGGTTCTGGAACGGTTGTCGAAGGTCCTCGACGGGATCGACGCTCCTGTTACCGAACCGTAG